One stretch of Prochlorococcus marinus XMU1402 DNA includes these proteins:
- the gcvT gene encoding glycine cleavage system aminomethyltransferase GcvT encodes MDLLKSPLYSKYVQSNAKLVDFAGWEMPISFSGLIKEHESVRSSAGIFDISHMGVISIKGINPKDYIQKFFPTNLYSFSEGQGLYTVMLNDKGGIIDDLIIYDLGLQKNGISELLLIVNASRYKVDFQWIKNNLNKYKISITNFKKDKVLLALQGKNSFDLFEEWIESSISHIPHFGCEFKIFEHISPKEKIFFSKTGYTGEDGLEILLSKKAAINLWDFSISRNVTPCGLGARDTLRLEAGMHLYGQDINEETSPYEAGLGWLVHLENNHEFFGRTFLENQSRLGIQKKLVGLSIEGKAIGRKGCAVLKGEENIGTITSGSWSPTKQQAIAFAYINTTHASINNEVQILIRGKKFKGVITKRAFYKKNY; translated from the coding sequence ATGGATTTGCTTAAAAGTCCTCTGTATTCAAAATATGTTCAATCCAATGCAAAATTAGTGGATTTTGCAGGCTGGGAAATGCCCATATCATTTTCAGGATTAATTAAAGAGCATGAATCAGTTAGATCTTCAGCAGGAATTTTTGATATTTCTCACATGGGTGTAATCTCTATTAAGGGAATTAATCCAAAGGATTATATTCAAAAATTTTTTCCTACTAATTTATACTCCTTCTCTGAAGGTCAAGGGCTTTATACTGTAATGCTCAATGATAAAGGAGGAATAATTGATGACCTAATAATTTATGACCTTGGTTTACAAAAAAATGGCATATCAGAATTATTGTTAATAGTTAATGCAAGTAGATATAAAGTAGATTTTCAGTGGATAAAAAATAATTTAAATAAATATAAAATTTCGATAACAAACTTTAAAAAAGACAAAGTACTTTTAGCACTACAGGGAAAAAACTCATTCGATTTATTTGAAGAATGGATTGAATCTTCGATCTCACATATCCCTCACTTTGGATGCGAATTTAAAATTTTTGAACATATTTCGCCTAAAGAAAAAATCTTCTTTTCCAAGACAGGATATACAGGGGAAGATGGTCTAGAAATACTTTTATCTAAAAAAGCAGCAATAAATTTATGGGATTTCTCAATTTCTAGAAATGTTACGCCTTGTGGTTTAGGAGCTAGAGATACTCTTAGACTTGAAGCAGGCATGCATCTTTATGGTCAAGACATAAATGAAGAAACTTCTCCATATGAAGCAGGGTTAGGCTGGCTAGTACATCTAGAAAATAATCATGAATTCTTTGGAAGAACATTTCTTGAAAATCAGTCAAGATTAGGCATTCAAAAAAAGTTAGTTGGCCTCTCTATAGAAGGTAAAGCAATAGGGAGAAAAGGTTGCGCAGTACTTAAAGGTGAAGAAAATATTGGAACTATCACTAGCGGAAGTTGGTCTCCAACTAAACAACAAGCTATAGCTTTTGCATACATAAATACTACGCATGCCTCAATAAATAATGAAGTTCAAATATTAATAAGAGGCAAAAAATTCAAAGGTGTTATAACAAAAAGAGCTTTTTATAAAAAGAATTATTAA
- the aspS gene encoding aspartate--tRNA ligase: MRNKICKELNNTDIGKLVNLCGWVDRRRDHGGVIFIDLRDHSGFLQITINPDDGANLFKQAETLRNETVIMVSGIINERPRDSINKNLSTGELELKVKDLQILNQIKKNLPFPVSIHDYENTKEELRLKYRYLDLRRGKLLENLKTRHKIIKVAREFLDNFGFTEVETPVLTKSTPEGARDFLVPARLSNGEFFALPQSPQLFKQLLMVGGLDKYYQIAKCFRDEDLRADRQPEFTQLDIEMSFVTEEEIISFNESLIKKIWKEVLNINFDNAFPRMSWQSAMDNYGTDRPDTRYQMLLKDLGKVLGDIGFNIFTKAIKSGGYIKSITVKGGNSSISNVRIKPGGDIFQVAQDAGAGGLAFIRVKGDELETIGAIKNNLSEEHIADILRITEAKDGDLILLGAGDKQIVNQSLDRVRQYIAKDLNLIDKSKWNFLWVTDFPMFEINEEEKRYEALHHPFCSPKNIKSKDSENLKKEIESSTANAYDLVLNGLELGGGSLRIHEANLQREVLKTVGLTDKEIDEKFGFLIEALEMGAPPHGGIAFGLDRITMLIIGADSIRETIAFPKNQQAKCLLTNAPSNVSESQLKELDIEITIDE, from the coding sequence ATGAGAAACAAAATTTGCAAAGAACTCAATAATACAGATATTGGTAAATTAGTTAATCTATGCGGATGGGTAGATAGAAGACGAGATCATGGAGGTGTAATTTTTATTGATTTAAGAGACCATAGTGGATTCTTACAAATAACAATTAACCCTGATGATGGAGCAAATCTATTTAAACAGGCAGAAACTCTAAGAAATGAGACGGTAATAATGGTTAGCGGAATTATTAATGAAAGGCCCAGAGATTCAATAAATAAAAATTTAAGTACTGGAGAGTTAGAACTTAAGGTTAAAGATTTACAAATTCTCAATCAAATTAAAAAAAACTTACCTTTTCCAGTGTCTATACATGATTATGAAAATACAAAAGAGGAACTCAGATTAAAATATAGATATCTAGATTTAAGAAGGGGAAAATTACTAGAAAATTTAAAAACAAGACATAAGATCATTAAAGTTGCTAGAGAATTTCTTGATAATTTTGGATTTACAGAAGTAGAGACTCCAGTACTTACAAAATCAACCCCAGAAGGCGCTCGCGATTTTCTTGTTCCTGCTCGTCTTTCGAATGGAGAATTTTTTGCTCTACCTCAATCCCCACAACTATTTAAACAACTTTTAATGGTTGGAGGCTTGGACAAGTATTATCAAATCGCAAAATGTTTCCGTGATGAAGACTTAAGGGCAGATAGACAGCCAGAGTTTACTCAATTAGATATTGAGATGAGCTTTGTTACTGAAGAAGAAATAATTTCTTTTAATGAAAGTCTTATAAAAAAAATATGGAAAGAAGTATTAAATATTAATTTTGATAATGCTTTTCCAAGAATGTCATGGCAATCAGCAATGGATAATTACGGCACTGATAGACCAGATACTAGATATCAAATGTTATTAAAAGATTTAGGAAAAGTATTAGGTGATATTGGATTTAATATTTTTACCAAAGCAATTAAGTCTGGAGGTTATATAAAATCCATAACAGTCAAAGGAGGTAATTCAAGTATTAGCAACGTAAGAATTAAACCAGGAGGTGATATCTTCCAAGTAGCTCAAGATGCAGGAGCTGGTGGTTTGGCATTTATAAGGGTCAAAGGAGATGAGCTTGAGACTATTGGGGCAATTAAAAATAATTTAAGTGAAGAGCATATAGCTGATATTTTAAGAATCACAGAAGCAAAAGATGGAGACTTAATCCTTTTAGGAGCTGGAGATAAACAAATTGTCAATCAGTCGTTAGATAGGGTGAGACAATACATCGCAAAAGACTTAAATCTCATAGATAAAAGTAAATGGAATTTCTTATGGGTAACTGATTTCCCTATGTTTGAGATAAACGAAGAGGAAAAAAGATATGAAGCTTTACATCATCCTTTTTGTTCTCCAAAAAATATAAAATCTAAAGATTCTGAAAACTTGAAAAAAGAAATTGAGAGCTCTACAGCAAATGCTTATGACTTAGTTCTTAATGGATTGGAGTTGGGAGGGGGGTCTTTACGTATTCATGAAGCGAACTTACAACGAGAGGTTTTGAAAACAGTAGGACTTACTGATAAAGAGATTGATGAAAAATTTGGATTTTTAATAGAAGCCTTAGAGATGGGTGCTCCTCCTCATGGTGGAATAGCGTTTGGATTGGATCGTATTACCATGCTTATCATTGGCGCAGATTCAATCAGAGAAACCATTGCTTTTCCAAAAAATCAACAAGCAAAATGTCTTCTAACAAATGCACCTTCAAATGTCTCTGAATCACAATTAAAAGAATTAGATATTGAAATAACAATTGATGAATAA
- the speE gene encoding polyamine aminopropyltransferase, with product MNHVSTWIDEYHNGSRFGLNGEILVQQNSKYQEIIVIENENYGRALMLDGCWMTSLKDEKYYHECLVHPALNSINKKTNILIIGGGDGGTARECVKYSQISKIDLVEIDEEVIKISKKFLKEIGGEAWNDKRLKIHIDDGVQWVKKTRDNFYDVIFIDCSDPSEFSNLLFSDSFYRECKRILTKDGILATQSESPESFKNIHVNILKTLKKIFRVSKTMYSFVPIYPSGIWSWTFASEKVLDLSKQNSNEALRIEKGCEIWNLNFQNAAFKMMPNKIIKELNS from the coding sequence ATGAATCATGTTTCAACATGGATAGATGAATATCATAATGGCTCAAGATTCGGGCTAAATGGTGAAATTCTAGTTCAGCAAAACTCGAAATATCAAGAAATTATTGTCATTGAAAATGAAAATTATGGCAGAGCTTTAATGCTAGATGGTTGTTGGATGACATCATTAAAAGATGAGAAATATTATCATGAGTGTCTTGTTCATCCAGCATTGAATAGCATTAACAAAAAAACTAATATACTAATTATTGGTGGAGGAGACGGGGGTACTGCAAGAGAATGCGTTAAATACTCTCAAATATCAAAAATTGATCTAGTAGAGATTGATGAGGAAGTAATCAAAATATCTAAAAAATTTTTAAAAGAGATTGGAGGCGAAGCATGGAATGATAAAAGATTAAAGATTCATATAGATGATGGTGTTCAATGGGTAAAAAAAACAAGAGATAATTTTTACGACGTCATATTTATAGATTGTTCAGATCCCTCAGAATTTTCAAATTTATTATTTTCAGATTCGTTTTATAGAGAATGCAAAAGAATTCTTACAAAAGATGGTATTTTAGCAACGCAAAGCGAATCCCCTGAATCCTTTAAAAATATTCACGTAAATATTTTGAAAACCCTGAAAAAAATCTTTAGAGTCTCTAAAACTATGTATTCTTTTGTCCCTATATATCCAAGCGGTATTTGGAGTTGGACCTTCGCTTCTGAAAAAGTCTTAGATTTATCAAAGCAAAATTCCAATGAAGCACTAAGAATAGAAAAAGGTTGCGAAATTTGGAATTTAAATTTTCAAAATGCAGCATTTAAAATGATGCCAAATAAAATTATAAAAGAACTTAATTCATAG
- a CDS encoding AIR synthase, translating to MSLVRTLDRPFIIFLMTEIVNLSISQSATSELSRQSSFGGSPREMSIDLVEDKNCSEGWMHIKLRPGTCNGSPISRTEGVTLYADLKKFNLLRDLKLDYYGDLSGGGFLISTPKNAKRCSCGSGFKLLEN from the coding sequence ATGTCCCTGGTTCGAACCCTGGATCGCCCATTTATTATTTTTCTAATGACTGAGATCGTCAATCTTTCAATCAGTCAAAGCGCTACTTCAGAACTATCTAGGCAATCTTCTTTTGGAGGTTCCCCTAGAGAAATGTCAATTGATTTGGTTGAGGACAAAAATTGTTCCGAAGGATGGATGCATATTAAATTAAGGCCAGGTACATGTAATGGATCTCCTATTTCAAGAACAGAAGGAGTCACTTTATATGCGGATTTAAAAAAGTTCAATTTACTGAGAGATTTAAAATTAGATTATTACGGTGATCTGAGCGGTGGTGGATTTCTTATTTCAACACCAAAAAATGCTAAACGTTGTTCCTGTGGATCTGGCTTCAAACTTTTGGAGAATTAA
- the mazG gene encoding nucleoside triphosphate pyrophosphohydrolase, producing the protein MSSNGRYNLQKNSDLETIENFKILISNIKSLKDKTWGCPWQKIQSHESLIPFLHEESSEFIDAIYEKKADNICEELGDLLLQVMLHAEIGYENKEFKLNDVIKNLNTKIINRHPYIFNKKEKVSLEKSQQIWENIKNSEKEAPHMEASISKNLNLKIKNLPPMVGTDKITNVVKKYGFKWESTDQIFEKLEEEINELKEAINSKNGSDIKNEFGDIYFTLMNLSNFLKINPESALQKTNKKFLDRFSIIEQHAGDNIKKQTPKDFRRLWQIAKQKLKRKNS; encoded by the coding sequence ATGTCCTCAAACGGTAGATATAACTTGCAAAAGAATTCCGATTTAGAAACTATAGAGAACTTTAAAATTTTAATATCTAATATCAAATCATTAAAAGATAAAACTTGGGGATGCCCATGGCAGAAAATACAGTCTCATGAATCGTTGATCCCATTTTTACATGAAGAAAGTAGTGAATTTATAGATGCGATATACGAAAAAAAGGCAGATAACATTTGTGAAGAGCTAGGAGATCTTTTATTACAAGTAATGCTTCATGCTGAAATCGGTTACGAAAACAAAGAATTTAAACTAAATGATGTTATAAAAAATCTAAACACGAAAATTATTAATAGACATCCATATATTTTCAACAAAAAAGAAAAAGTATCTCTAGAAAAATCGCAGCAGATTTGGGAAAATATTAAAAATTCAGAAAAAGAAGCACCTCATATGGAGGCATCGATTAGTAAAAATTTAAATTTGAAAATCAAAAATTTACCTCCAATGGTTGGAACAGATAAAATCACAAATGTTGTTAAAAAATATGGTTTTAAATGGGAGAGTACCGATCAGATTTTTGAAAAGTTAGAAGAAGAGATTAATGAATTAAAGGAAGCAATTAACAGTAAAAATGGTTCAGACATAAAAAATGAATTTGGGGATATTTACTTTACCCTTATGAATCTCTCAAACTTTTTAAAAATAAATCCTGAATCAGCTCTTCAAAAAACTAATAAAAAATTTTTAGACAGATTTTCAATCATTGAACAACATGCAGGAGATAATATTAAAAAACAAACTCCTAAAGACTTTCGACGGCTTTGGCAAATAGCTAAACAAAAACTTAAAAGAAAAAATTCTTAA
- the speB gene encoding agmatinase has translation MIKNLFDNENSIFMGAKRSPDNCSIGIFGVNYDGTCSFKPGARFGPEAIRQVSSCLETYCPKLNKDLEEIMYVDFGSILIDKNDSKSVIESVKSATNYLINKRLSPIMLGGEHSITRGAIEALVKKYPDLILVQLDAHADLRESYIGNKHSHACTMKRCLEVLPKKKILQVGIRSGTKEEFQIMHNNKQLVNFCPGGNAKELKQALVPYSKSPIYLTIDLDWFDPSLLAGTGTPEPGGFFWNDFEEILKTLKDFRIVASDIVELSPEIDKSGVSSIVAAKVLRSLILSLENMQ, from the coding sequence ATGATAAAAAATTTATTTGATAACGAAAATTCAATTTTTATGGGTGCGAAAAGAAGCCCTGATAATTGCTCAATTGGTATATTTGGAGTCAATTATGATGGGACATGTTCTTTCAAACCAGGAGCTAGATTTGGTCCAGAAGCTATAAGACAAGTCAGTTCTTGTTTAGAAACATATTGTCCAAAACTAAATAAAGACTTAGAAGAAATTATGTATGTTGATTTTGGGTCAATACTAATTGATAAAAATGATTCAAAGTCCGTTATTGAATCGGTTAAATCAGCAACAAATTATTTAATTAATAAACGACTTAGTCCTATTATGCTTGGAGGTGAACACTCTATTACCAGAGGTGCTATTGAAGCATTAGTAAAAAAATATCCAGATTTAATATTGGTTCAACTTGATGCTCATGCAGATTTAAGAGAATCATACATAGGAAATAAACATAGTCATGCGTGTACTATGAAAAGATGCTTAGAGGTGCTACCTAAAAAGAAAATTTTACAAGTAGGAATAAGAAGTGGGACTAAAGAAGAATTTCAAATTATGCATAATAACAAACAGTTGGTTAACTTTTGTCCAGGCGGAAATGCAAAAGAGTTAAAACAAGCTCTTGTGCCATACTCTAAGTCTCCAATATATTTAACAATAGATTTAGATTGGTTTGATCCTAGTTTATTAGCAGGAACAGGAACTCCAGAACCAGGAGGATTTTTTTGGAATGATTTTGAAGAAATCCTCAAAACTTTAAAAGATTTTAGAATTGTGGCTTCAGATATTGTGGAATTATCTCCAGAAATTGACAAAAGCGGAGTTAGCAGCATAGTTGCAGCCAAAGTACTTAGAAGCTTAATTTTGTCATTAGAAAATATGCAATAA
- a CDS encoding CTP synthase produces MSKFVFVTGGVVSSIGKGIVAASLGRLLKSRGYSVSILKLDPYLNVDPGTMSPFQHGEVFVTEDGAETDLDLGHYERFTDTAMTRLNSVTTGSIYQAVINKERRGSYNGGTVQVIPHITGEIRERIHRVAANSNADIIITEIGGTVGDIESLPFLEAIREFKNDVNRNDVAYIHVTLLPYIKTSGEIKTKPTQHSVKELRSIGIQPDLLVCRSDKSINEALKKKLSGFCGVSFNSVIEALDADSIYSVPLSLKKEGLCKETLKYLDLEDKKCDLKNWEQLIHNLRNPGAPIKVALVGKYIELGDAYLSVVEALRHACIEHKALLDLHWVSAEMIEKNSAETYLNEVDAIVVPGGFGNRGVNGKISAIKFARENKIPFLGLCLGMQCAVIEWARNIANLPDASSAELDPNTPNPVIHLLPEQEDVVDLGGTMRLGVYPCRLTKNTTGKKLYDEDVIYERHRHRYEFNNYYKQSFLDSGYKISGTSPDGRLVELIELENHPYFLACQYHPEFLSRPGKPHPLFKGLIKASQEKLTQSN; encoded by the coding sequence ATGTCAAAATTTGTATTTGTCACCGGAGGAGTAGTTTCTAGCATTGGTAAAGGAATTGTAGCTGCAAGCTTAGGAAGATTATTAAAGTCTAGAGGATATAGTGTTTCAATATTAAAACTAGATCCATATCTAAATGTTGATCCAGGAACAATGAGCCCTTTCCAACATGGAGAAGTTTTTGTAACCGAAGATGGGGCTGAAACCGATCTAGATTTAGGTCACTATGAAAGGTTTACTGATACTGCAATGACTAGGTTAAATAGTGTGACTACGGGATCTATTTATCAAGCAGTTATCAATAAAGAAAGAAGAGGTAGTTATAACGGTGGGACTGTGCAAGTAATACCTCACATAACTGGAGAAATAAGAGAGAGAATTCATAGAGTAGCCGCCAACAGCAATGCAGATATTATTATTACTGAAATTGGTGGAACCGTTGGTGATATTGAATCTTTACCTTTTTTAGAGGCAATAAGAGAATTCAAAAATGATGTCAACAGGAACGATGTTGCATACATACACGTAACGTTACTTCCTTACATCAAAACCTCCGGCGAAATAAAAACTAAACCAACACAACATTCAGTGAAAGAATTAAGATCAATTGGAATTCAGCCAGATTTACTTGTATGCCGAAGTGATAAATCTATCAATGAAGCTCTTAAAAAGAAGCTTAGTGGTTTTTGCGGTGTCAGTTTCAACTCTGTAATTGAAGCTTTAGACGCAGACAGTATTTATTCTGTACCTCTCTCTTTAAAAAAAGAAGGTTTATGCAAAGAAACCCTGAAGTATTTGGACCTTGAAGATAAAAAATGTGATTTGAAAAATTGGGAACAGCTAATACACAATCTAAGAAATCCTGGAGCTCCAATCAAAGTTGCTCTCGTAGGAAAATACATTGAACTTGGAGATGCATATTTGTCAGTTGTTGAAGCTTTAAGACATGCATGCATTGAACACAAGGCTTTATTAGACTTACATTGGGTAAGTGCCGAAATGATAGAAAAAAATTCAGCAGAAACTTACCTAAACGAAGTTGATGCAATTGTCGTTCCAGGGGGATTTGGCAATAGAGGAGTCAATGGAAAAATTTCGGCTATAAAATTCGCAAGAGAAAATAAAATTCCCTTTTTAGGTCTGTGCCTTGGTATGCAATGTGCAGTTATAGAATGGGCCAGAAATATAGCTAATCTTCCAGATGCATCTAGTGCAGAACTAGACCCAAACACTCCCAATCCAGTTATACATTTATTACCAGAACAGGAAGATGTAGTTGATTTAGGTGGGACAATGAGACTTGGAGTTTATCCATGTAGATTGACAAAAAATACAACTGGGAAAAAATTATATGATGAGGATGTTATTTATGAGAGACATCGACATAGATACGAATTTAATAATTACTACAAACAAAGTTTTTTAGATTCTGGATACAAAATTAGTGGTACATCACCAGATGGAAGATTAGTTGAGTTAATTGAGTTAGAAAATCATCCTTACTTCTTAGCATGTCAATATCATCCTGAGTTTTTATCACGACCTGGCAAACCTCATCCATTATTTAAAGGTTTAATAAAAGCCTCTCAAGAAAAGTTAACTCAATCAAATTAA